The window AAGTCTCCTGAATCTAATGGTAAATCCTTATGAACCAAAACCTTCATGAGTCGATAAAAAATCCATGCTGTTATTTTCTTAAACCAAGACTCACCAGAGCGAGTTAGTCTTTGTCCATAAACCACATCATATCCATCTTGGAAACGGTTTAACATTTCGAGAATTACTTCTGGTGGATCCTGTAAATCAGCATCCATGATCACAACGGCATCCCCTTTTGCATAATCCATACCCGCCGTCACTGCGATTTGATGACCAAAATTCCGAGAAAGACTCACAATTTTCACCCTGGAATCTTTATTTGCCCAATCAACCAATTCAAAAATCGTATGGTCGCTACTGCCATCATTGACTAAGATTAGTTCCACTTTTGAAGGTAACTTAGGTAAGAATGAATCTAATCGTTCTCTCAAAATGGGAAGAACCGATTCCTCATTATAACAAGGAATAATAATCGAAAGTAGTTTCGGGAAATTGCGTTTTTCTAAATAATATTTCATTTTCTTTCTTAATCTACTTGAGTAACCTTATTTATAACTTATACTTTAATATTTAAATCCATTTCATAGGTATGCTTCGCTAATTAAAGAATTCATATTTAATATTTGATAAATTCTTCGATGCTAAAACCATACAAAGCAGTCTCTTTTTGCTTTTTCCACAGATCGGAGTTCTCAAAACTTTTTCCGTTTCCGCCCATAAATCTTTTTACTACACAAGTCTCTTTCTGTTGCAAATCAACATTATTTCCGAGTATAGTCGGTGTTAACCGCTGATTGCCTTGCCAATTCAAGTAGAGCGAGATATATTCAGGTGTTGCATCGGAAAAGACAACCGGACCGGCACAATGCTCAATGAGATAAGAAGTTGTACCTCGCCAGTCCTCTTTGAATTGAATGTAGAAATTCTTCTTAAAATCGATAAAGGAAAGACTTAAAAATAGAATTAATCCCAAAAGAATTTTTTTATTCTGAATTTGATTTCTTAAATTTTCACTGGCAAATAAATACACCAATGGTAATGTTACAATCCAATTTCTGTTAGTTGCAATTGGTTTAATATAAGAAAATAAAGTTGTAGAAACTACAATCAAAATGGCTACAAATAGTGACAATTCACCAAATGTTAAATAAAATTTTTGTTTATGATTTCTTTTGGTTTGAATCGATCCAACCAGCGAATAGATGAAAAAGAGCACAGGCAAAAGTGCTGTCAGGAAAAAATATTTTTTTGAAGTATATAAGAACAGAGATCCATATGTTAATAATAATACGATCCCAGGAGGATCGATCCAAGAAGCTGTTTGTATCCTAGAAGTAATGAATAACTGAAACAAAAATGGCAAATAAAAGCAAAAAGATATAAACCCAAGAAAAAATATTACCTTGGAAATTGGATCTTTATGATAGAAATAATAAACAAAACAAACAAAATACAAACTTCCAATGAATATAAATCCGAATAAATGAACATAAGAAATCGTTACGGAAAGGACACTTAATATGCACAAATGCATAATCTTCTTTGGTTCCGAAATCAATTTCTCAAAAAATATCAAAATCAATGAAGATAAACATAAAAGTAGGCTATATGATCGAACTTCTTGGGCATAATATATTGCGCCTGGTGACAAAGAGAACAAACAAAGAAACAAAAATCGTTTCTTTGAATCCCAAGCGCGAGTGAAAATACCTATCAGTATTAAGTTGAATATGGATATGATTGCAGGAAATAATTTAATTGTAATCTCACTCATTCCTGGGATGAGTCGAATCCAAAGTCGAAGTAAAATTTGAAATAAAGGAGGATGAGGATCATCTGCCAAATAAACCCAAAATTCAGACCAATTCTGAATCGAAGATGCATATACAGAATATAATTCATCTGTCCATAAACTTTGTCGATCAATAGAAAAGAGTCGTAAAAAAATGCCAATTGAAATCAATAAGTAGGTTAAAATTTCTATCTTCCAATTTTTTATGCGTTCCCTCTCGATTTTCACCTTTTCTTCTCCAAAAGAAAACCTTGGAAATGTGCAATTTTATGCTCAGAAGTTACCTGATATTCGTTAGGTTTTAATTGGAAATTGATATCAAACTTTTCCTTCCAAATTTTGCTTGGGAATTCATCATTCACCAATCGATTGCCTTCCCATTGTAAAAAAAGAACACTGATTTTTTTGTCTTTCAGAATCTCTTCTAATTTTAGCCAATCTCCATTTGAATAAACAGCAACTTGTGGATATGTAATGTAAGTATCACCCATTAGATAAGATAAAGACAAACCTCTATGAACAATTAAATCTGGTTTAACTTTTTGAATTTCAGATACCATTTCATGATACAACTTAGAAGAAGATGACCACTGTTTTGTGGCTCTTGTATCAGATTTGTAAGAAAAATAGAGAAAAGGTAAAATGACAAAAAATGATACAAGTTTTGGAGAATGTTTCAACAGAGTGAGAACTGTAGCGATTAAGATTAAATAAACTCCACTTTCATAATATCGCATACCAAAAATATCAACACCTGCTCGGTACGGGGAAAGAATCGGAAGTAAAATGATAAAAAATAGTCCTGCGATGAAAAATGGAAAGAGCTCTTCTGATTTCTTTTTCCAAATGAGAGCCAAAGGTGAAAGAAAAAGGATCGGATAACCTTTAAAAATTCCAATCTTAAATTCATTTCCCCACAAATCAGCAATCCATTCTACAAGATAATTCCTTTTCATATCATCAGATCCGATGTCATTGAAGGTATTCAACCCGCGCATTCCCAAAACGTGACCATAAATCGAATGATTCCAATAGAAAAAGAGAACTTGCAGTAAAATTGCCAAACAAATATACGGTATCAATTGTTTTAGTAATTCTAACTTATGATTGGATAAAAGATACGAAGCACTCAAAAAAAACAAAAGAGTAATCGTCGATTCAGGACGTAATTGAAAATTAAGAACAACACAGAGTGCCAATAATAATCCAAAAAAAGCATTCGCTTTGGTTTGAAATTTCAAATAGGAATAAACGGAAACTAATAGGAAAAAATTTGTAAGCGTTAGTTCCGAATAGTCCAAAGCAGATAAAAAAATTGGAGAGAAACATTGTATTAGAATTGATGCAATTAAAATAATGGACGAACGGTTTTCAAATTCCTGAATGATCTTATCTAAAATTAAAAAATTTAGAAAAAAGAAAAATATTGGAATGTAGGTGAGACTCAGATTTGAAAACAAAAAACCAAAGATCTTTTGAATCCAAACAAATAAAACAGGATATTGGAATACACATTTCCCATTTTCTAAAAAAAATGCCCACGGGTATCCTATAGGAATCATTTCCAAAGGAAAACCTAATTTTTTTGCAGGGAAATAACAACTTTCCGGGCTGTTTCCTTCGATTACACCAATGACTTGGTAGTATTTTATTTGTGGATCACTCGAAATAAAAACAGAAGCATCATTCCACTTCAATCGAAAGAAAACCGGAACTAAAATGATTAGAAAATAAATGAAATAACGATAATAAAATTTCACATTTAATCTCTTTTGATAATATGAGCAGTAAGAGCCTGTAAACTGAAAATCAACAATGTAAGGCTTATATTGGAAGCTACAATAAATTCACGTTCAAAATTAATAAAAACAAACCCCGATTTATACCACTGAAAAATTAACCAAACAAGCGTTAACCCAATGATTGCAAATCCAGTGATCAATACAAAAAAAAGTCGATCCTCTTCCATTGCTAGAATATTTTGGTATAGCTTACTTACCCTTGGTTGTTTAGTTGCAATCAGGAGTCCAGTTCCCCAAAGACTTAAACCTAATATGGTCAAAAAAGAAAATAAGATCATTGAATGAATTCCGTACAAATTGAATCCAGCGATGGATATCACACCCTGAGCGAAAAAACCGATCAATAATTGGAGCCAAAAAAACGCAAAAAAAACAAAACCAACCCTTTCAAATAAATGCGGTCCATAAAATAAAATACGGAGTAAATGTCTCATTCCATCTCTCCATGTTTTCAAATGAGGGATTCTTCCTTCTTTATCAGGAGAAAGAGAAACGGGAACATGCGCCATTTTTGCATCATGAATTAATGCTTTGATTAACAATTCTGATGCAAATTCCATACCTTTACTTTTGATTTCCCAAGAAAGATATTTTTCTTTCTTAAAACATCGAAATCCAGAATTACTATCACGAATTTTAGTTTTTTTCGCATAAAGTAAATTGATGATCCAATTGATCACTGGCGTTCCCAAATAACGATGTAAAAAAGGCATTGCTCCATTATAAATGGTGCCATCCAAACGAGACCCAATCACCATATCATAATCACCAGATACAAGTTTGTTGATCAACAATGGAGCTTCCAAAAAATCATAAGTGTCATCCGCATCTGCAAAAACTACGATTTCACCTTTTGCATTACGAATTCCAGAATCCAATGCGGCACCATATCCCCTGTCTTTTGCAGGAACAACCCTTGCTCCAAATTGCTTAGCGATACTTACAGATTTATCGGTACTTCCATTATCAGAAACGAGGATTTCAATCTCGTAGACCTTTGAATTCTCTTTTTTAACTTGCACCAATTTCTTTAAAACGTAAGGTAACGTTAGTTCTTCATTAAGACAAGGAATGACAATCGTTACAGTAGTTTTTTTCATAATTCGCCTCGTTTATATATAGCAAAAGGATCATACATATCCAAAAAAAATTCGAAATAAGGTTTTAATTCCGGGAAATATCGATTCCCAGTTTGGAACTGATTTAATTTTGAATAACAAATAGCTGGATAAGACTGCAGATCAAAACAATATCTTAATAGTTTTAACTTTGATTCAAAGTTTTGTTCAATTGCATAATGATAAAAAAACAGTTTATTACCAAAAAAGATATTTTCGGCAAATGACATCGGAGTGTTCACCTGTGTTTGATTTAATTCTTCTTTTTTGGAAATATAATATTCGAAATTATTCGGTGTGACCAATTTTGCGTATTTCAAAGTATAATGATCAATGTAAGCAAATCGAACCGAAACAATTGTTAAGAAAATCAAAACAAAACCAATAATCATTTTAGGGAGTAAATTATAATTATTGCTTCTGAATATTTCTTGATTCTTTTCCGGAACTTTATATAAAACGAGAAGACTAATTAGTAAAAATAAATTGGATATCTCGAGACTGTTAAAATCATAAAATTCATGAATCAACCAAACAAAAAAAATTAGAGTGAGCATTAAATTATTTTTTAATGCCTTTTTAAGGCTCGTTCCTTTTCTCAGAAAACTAAAACAAAGAATCGATAAAAAAGTAATACTCCCCACAATCCCAAATGATCCGAAAAATTGAATATATAAGTTGTGTGCCAATGGAAAACTTGCAAAATTATATATGTAATCTTTAATATAGTATAAAGAGCCCGAATCAAAACCAGATGTTATCACAAAAGGGATTTTGTTTTCTGGATACATTCCAAAACCGAAAAGGGGGTTTGACTGAATCGTAGCTAAAATATAATATTTCCAAATCGAGAATCGAACAGAAGTGGAACCAAGGCTTAGTATCGATTTTTCTGAATAAAATAAAAAATACGCACCGATTCCCAAAACCAGAAAGACTATCAAATAGGAAACTAGCCGTTTATTTTTAGGCTTTTGGATTAAAAAAATCACCAAAAGTAAAAATAAGAGAAAAGATCCAATTGAATTTCGAGATACCGTAATTCCGAACCAGATTAAAGAAGCTAA of the Leptospira biflexa serovar Patoc strain 'Patoc 1 (Paris)' genome contains:
- a CDS encoding glycosyltransferase family 2 protein, translating into MKYYLEKRNFPKLLSIIIPCYNEESVLPILRERLDSFLPKLPSKVELILVNDGSSDHTIFELVDWANKDSRVKIVSLSRNFGHQIAVTAGMDYAKGDAVVIMDADLQDPPEVILEMLNRFQDGYDVVYGQRLTRSGESWFKKITAWIFYRLMKVLVHKDLPLDSGDFRLISRRCLDALNGLRENHRFLRGMNAWIGFPQIPVYYKRDPRVAGETKYPLQKMLKLAMNAAVSFSPLPLRFSLGLGIFVAFIGFAVGMYALYRAFQHFILHMPIVYNPGWATIVTLICLIGGSILISIGILGEYVARIFEESKGRPLYVVEFVKSQQKQKR
- a CDS encoding LA_3751/LA_3752 family putative glycosyltransferase; the protein is MKFYYRYFIYFLIILVPVFFRLKWNDASVFISSDPQIKYYQVIGVIEGNSPESCYFPAKKLGFPLEMIPIGYPWAFFLENGKCVFQYPVLFVWIQKIFGFLFSNLSLTYIPIFFFFLNFLILDKIIQEFENRSSIILIASILIQCFSPIFLSALDYSELTLTNFFLLVSVYSYLKFQTKANAFFGLLLALCVVLNFQLRPESTITLLFFLSASYLLSNHKLELLKQLIPYICLAILLQVLFFYWNHSIYGHVLGMRGLNTFNDIGSDDMKRNYLVEWIADLWGNEFKIGIFKGYPILFLSPLALIWKKKSEELFPFFIAGLFFIILLPILSPYRAGVDIFGMRYYESGVYLILIATVLTLLKHSPKLVSFFVILPFLYFSYKSDTRATKQWSSSSKLYHEMVSEIQKVKPDLIVHRGLSLSYLMGDTYITYPQVAVYSNGDWLKLEEILKDKKISVLFLQWEGNRLVNDEFPSKIWKEKFDINFQLKPNEYQVTSEHKIAHFQGFLLEKKR
- a CDS encoding glycosyltransferase family 2 protein; its protein translation is MKKTTVTIVIPCLNEELTLPYVLKKLVQVKKENSKVYEIEILVSDNGSTDKSVSIAKQFGARVVPAKDRGYGAALDSGIRNAKGEIVVFADADDTYDFLEAPLLINKLVSGDYDMVIGSRLDGTIYNGAMPFLHRYLGTPVINWIINLLYAKKTKIRDSNSGFRCFKKEKYLSWEIKSKGMEFASELLIKALIHDAKMAHVPVSLSPDKEGRIPHLKTWRDGMRHLLRILFYGPHLFERVGFVFFAFFWLQLLIGFFAQGVISIAGFNLYGIHSMILFSFLTILGLSLWGTGLLIATKQPRVSKLYQNILAMEEDRLFFVLITGFAIIGLTLVWLIFQWYKSGFVFINFEREFIVASNISLTLLIFSLQALTAHIIKRD
- a CDS encoding O-antigen ligase family protein, with amino-acid sequence MKRFFPFLIDAFLLFGISFLFQSYTNQKNFRIDILGISIFSFILYTAIRWKSFKENPFPFWTLFLTVLLLSFVFLKIAEYDPIQLFPQKLGIKIIALTWILFLLFSFHFVSTETFLILAPFLAVVPVISFVDFMAYPSIPIAIALFLTMRDPKNLDLKNSKTIFLLSILVIFAIIVRDWWDDFALQRAVLLLEAFLFYCVIKKWDRSQVIYLLKAILLFFLLNSLSIYFGIFKDPNFQVTSYHEEIYLIPVSLLASNSLLMIMISMMLWFETNQSRLERGFYVLVLLASLIWFGITVSRNSIGSFLLFLLLVIFLIQKPKNKRLVSYLIVFLVLGIGAYFLFYSEKSILSLGSTSVRFSIWKYYILATIQSNPLFGFGMYPENKIPFVITSGFDSGSLYYIKDYIYNFASFPLAHNLYIQFFGSFGIVGSITFLSILCFSFLRKGTSLKKALKNNLMLTLIFFVWLIHEFYDFNSLEISNLFLLISLLVLYKVPEKNQEIFRSNNYNLLPKMIIGFVLIFLTIVSVRFAYIDHYTLKYAKLVTPNNFEYYISKKEELNQTQVNTPMSFAENIFFGNKLFFYHYAIEQNFESKLKLLRYCFDLQSYPAICYSKLNQFQTGNRYFPELKPYFEFFLDMYDPFAIYKRGEL